In Paenibacillus ihbetae, the following are encoded in one genomic region:
- a CDS encoding glycoside hydrolase family 28 protein has product MIKQTEEAICPDLPVIPEYTVMITDYGAVGDGVYDNTQAFHQAIEACAKAGGGKVVIPPGIWHTGPLTLQSRIELHASAGALVMFSKQFEAYPIRMSTYEGRQMFRCQSPLDGEGLEDIAITGSGIFDGGGEAWRPVKQGKLTESQWDRLIHTGGVVDDEGLWWPTPAARDGKENLARIEQTGSRNPQDYEPVRDYLRPNLLSLRNCKRILLSGPTFQNSAAWCLHPWASEQITIQNITVRNPWYAQNGDGLDIDSCKYVIVENSSFDVGDDAICLKSGKNEAGRLLGKPSERISIRNCTVYHGHGGIVIGSEMSGGIKDVHVSDCTFIGTDIGIRFKSCRGRGGVVENIFIERIRMRDIDGDAISFNLYYEGKAGSGEYQAEAMLPVTEETPVFRNIVIQDIVCSGAHTALLINGLPEMPVEKVTVMRSAITSREGIVCRNGKNLTIQDMVLRNQDNPLLLFHQSRNVQVVNVKGESDSLDDRLLVVTGERSGQIECSGLHADRAGQIMISSEVEPEEVVIK; this is encoded by the coding sequence ATGATCAAACAAACAGAAGAAGCAATATGTCCCGACTTGCCTGTAATCCCGGAATACACAGTTATGATCACAGACTATGGCGCTGTAGGAGACGGCGTTTATGACAATACCCAGGCATTTCATCAAGCAATCGAAGCTTGCGCAAAGGCAGGAGGGGGGAAGGTGGTCATCCCTCCGGGGATTTGGCACACCGGTCCGTTAACCCTGCAGAGCCGGATTGAGCTTCACGCTTCTGCCGGTGCTCTCGTCATGTTCAGCAAGCAATTCGAAGCTTATCCGATCCGGATGTCTACTTATGAGGGCCGGCAGATGTTCCGCTGCCAGTCTCCGCTCGATGGAGAAGGATTGGAGGATATCGCAATCACCGGCAGCGGCATCTTTGACGGAGGCGGCGAAGCCTGGAGGCCCGTTAAGCAAGGGAAGCTGACGGAAAGCCAGTGGGATCGTTTAATTCATACCGGCGGCGTCGTGGATGACGAGGGACTGTGGTGGCCAACGCCGGCTGCCCGGGACGGGAAGGAGAACCTGGCCCGGATCGAACAGACAGGCAGCCGAAATCCCCAGGATTATGAGCCTGTCAGAGACTATCTGAGACCCAATCTGCTCAGCTTGAGAAACTGCAAGCGGATTCTGCTCAGCGGCCCTACCTTTCAAAATTCCGCAGCCTGGTGCCTGCATCCCTGGGCGTCGGAGCAGATTACCATTCAAAACATTACCGTCCGCAATCCATGGTATGCCCAGAACGGGGACGGACTGGACATCGATTCGTGCAAATACGTGATCGTGGAAAATAGCTCGTTTGATGTAGGAGATGACGCGATCTGTCTGAAGTCCGGCAAAAATGAAGCCGGGCGCCTGCTGGGAAAGCCGAGCGAGCGGATCAGCATCCGGAACTGCACCGTTTATCACGGCCACGGCGGGATCGTTATCGGCAGTGAAATGTCCGGAGGCATCAAGGATGTGCACGTATCCGATTGCACCTTCATCGGCACCGATATCGGCATCCGGTTTAAAAGCTGCCGCGGACGCGGCGGCGTGGTCGAGAATATCTTCATTGAACGGATCCGGATGCGGGATATCGACGGGGATGCCATCTCCTTCAATTTATATTACGAAGGGAAAGCCGGCTCCGGCGAATACCAAGCGGAAGCGATGCTCCCCGTTACCGAGGAAACCCCCGTGTTCCGCAATATTGTTATTCAGGATATCGTCTGCAGCGGCGCGCATACTGCGCTCCTCATCAATGGACTGCCAGAGATGCCGGTGGAGAAGGTGACGGTGATGCGCTCGGCCATCACAAGTCGGGAAGGCATTGTATGCCGCAATGGAAAGAACCTGACGATTCAGGACATGGTCCTTCGCAATCAGGACAATCCGCTGCTTCTCTTTCACCAGAGCCGAAATGTACAGGTGGTGAACGTCAAGGGGGAAAGCGACTCGCTGGATGACCGCTTGCTTGTGGTTACCGGGGAACGGTCCGGGCAAATCGAATGCTCGGGGCTGCATGCCGATAGGGCAGGGCAGATTATGATTTCTTCTGAAGTGGAACCGGAGGAGGTTGTGATCAAGTAG
- a CDS encoding serine hydrolase domain-containing protein yields MMMTSLPRVRPEEVGIPSSAILRFMEDMTDKNMNLHSFMLLRHGKVAAEGYYFPFHKDLRHPIFSVSKSLTSAAVGIAIGEGRISLDDKVIHFFPDKQPETVHPYTASMTIRHLLSMQTVHRKSTNKEARDIVFEYLHTPPSHPPGTVFAYDTTGTHTLCAILQRVTGTTVHDYLDARLFQPLGMQDIEWETCPLGINLGGSGAYCTTEDLAKFGQLYLQDGVWNGTRILPEGWVEQSTSKVVDNSSAGILLEGRSGYGYQFWRARRQAYCAFGAGGQFVLVSPHHDAVFVSTANTMLNRDEHQGILDSVWTHLISSMQEPCPFDDAGYDRMQQRLSALKLLLPKGSSFSHAAAQVSGHPYRLSANEPGWTDCQFTFSDQACELIFIHETGRSRVVCSMNDWHIGPDPFFGLPSACGAVWADSSTCLIHIQLLEQQQMFILTCRFDRDGLVLQIKPAGALKTNHLDLVLIGTPINKPRTICSSFASPDNLH; encoded by the coding sequence ATGATGATGACTTCACTGCCTCGAGTCCGTCCGGAGGAGGTCGGCATTCCTTCATCCGCCATCCTCCGCTTTATGGAGGACATGACGGACAAAAATATGAACCTGCACAGCTTTATGCTCCTTCGGCATGGCAAAGTGGCAGCCGAAGGCTATTACTTCCCGTTCCACAAAGATTTAAGGCATCCGATATTCTCGGTCAGCAAGAGCCTGACATCGGCCGCTGTCGGCATTGCCATCGGAGAAGGGCGGATCTCCCTGGATGACAAGGTCATTCATTTTTTTCCGGATAAACAGCCGGAGACCGTACATCCGTACACAGCCAGTATGACCATCCGGCATCTCTTGAGCATGCAAACCGTCCACAGAAAATCAACCAATAAGGAGGCCCGGGATATCGTATTCGAATACCTTCATACGCCGCCGAGCCATCCCCCGGGAACCGTCTTTGCCTACGATACGACAGGTACGCATACGCTGTGCGCCATTCTCCAACGGGTCACGGGGACTACCGTACATGACTATCTCGATGCCCGCTTGTTCCAGCCTCTCGGGATGCAGGATATCGAGTGGGAGACCTGTCCGCTCGGAATTAACCTGGGCGGCAGCGGGGCCTATTGCACCACGGAGGATCTGGCCAAATTCGGTCAGCTCTATCTGCAGGACGGGGTGTGGAATGGGACGAGGATCCTCCCTGAGGGCTGGGTAGAGCAAAGCACGTCCAAGGTCGTTGATAATTCCAGTGCCGGAATTTTGCTGGAAGGGCGAAGCGGTTACGGGTACCAGTTCTGGCGGGCCAGGCGTCAAGCCTACTGCGCATTCGGAGCCGGAGGGCAATTCGTTCTCGTCAGCCCGCACCATGACGCCGTGTTCGTGTCGACGGCCAACACCATGCTGAACCGGGATGAGCACCAAGGGATTCTTGACAGCGTCTGGACCCATCTGATTTCTTCCATGCAGGAGCCCTGCCCCTTCGATGATGCCGGTTATGACCGGATGCAGCAGCGTCTGAGCGCCTTGAAGCTCCTTCTGCCGAAAGGAAGCTCCTTCTCCCATGCAGCCGCACAAGTCTCGGGACACCCTTATCGCCTATCAGCTAACGAGCCGGGATGGACAGACTGCCAATTTACGTTCAGTGATCAAGCCTGCGAGCTCATCTTCATTCATGAAACCGGTCGTTCCCGTGTTGTATGCTCCATGAATGATTGGCATATCGGTCCCGATCCTTTTTTCGGCCTTCCCTCCGCTTGCGGTGCAGTATGGGCAGATTCGTCGACTTGCTTGATTCACATTCAGCTGCTGGAACAGCAGCAGATGTTTATTCTTACCTGCCGCTTTGACCGCGACGGTCTAGTGCTGCAAATCAAGCCGGCCGGCGCGCTTAAAACGAATCATCTTGATCTCGTGCTAATCGGAACGCCAATCAACAAGCCTCGAACTATCTGTTCATCATTTGCCTCTCCAGATAACTTGCATTGA
- a CDS encoding helix-turn-helix domain-containing protein: MNDRLQPKYHIGEDDFSIQYMSRNGSSSMPRPHEHPYFELYYLLNGERVYFMDDNVFTVKKGDMMIVNPHDLHSTASSDKLIFERVLIGFSRSFIEEGDAGVAKLLDHGTSRLVRIPLKHQPEIERLLLSMLAECQSGQAHYGSLVRAWMNELLIRLHRIETSLQSQPPEYEHPMHQKISEIAQYIKSNYHERLTLDQVAKQFYISPSYLSRVFTKLTGFHFREYLQVVRIREAQKMLVSSRESVQFISEQTGFEHIAHFNKTFKKIAGTTPLQYRKRHG; the protein is encoded by the coding sequence ATGAATGACCGGCTGCAGCCCAAGTACCACATTGGAGAAGATGATTTCTCCATCCAATACATGTCGAGAAACGGTTCCAGCAGCATGCCCCGTCCGCATGAGCACCCCTACTTCGAGCTGTATTATCTGCTTAATGGAGAGCGGGTCTACTTCATGGACGATAATGTGTTCACCGTCAAAAAAGGGGATATGATGATCGTGAACCCGCATGATCTGCATTCGACGGCAAGCTCCGATAAGCTGATCTTCGAGCGGGTGCTGATCGGCTTCTCCCGAAGCTTCATCGAAGAGGGCGATGCCGGCGTCGCCAAGCTGCTCGATCACGGAACATCCAGGCTGGTTCGCATTCCGCTGAAGCATCAGCCCGAAATCGAACGGCTGCTCCTCTCGATGCTCGCAGAATGTCAATCCGGGCAGGCACATTACGGCTCGTTGGTTCGCGCGTGGATGAACGAGCTGCTCATCCGCCTGCACCGGATTGAGACCTCGCTCCAATCGCAGCCCCCTGAATATGAGCATCCGATGCACCAGAAAATTTCGGAGATTGCCCAGTATATCAAATCCAACTATCATGAAAGGCTTACGCTCGATCAGGTCGCCAAGCAGTTTTACATCAGCCCTTCCTATCTCAGCAGAGTGTTCACTAAGCTGACGGGCTTTCACTTTCGCGAGTACCTGCAGGTGGTACGGATTCGTGAAGCCCAGAAGATGCTTGTGAGCAGCCGGGAATCCGTACAATTCATCTCCGAGCAAACCGGATTTGAGCATATTGCCCACTTTAATAAAACCTTTAAAAAAATCGCAGGCACGACGCCCCTTCAATACCGTAAGCGCCATGGATAG
- a CDS encoding carbohydrate ABC transporter permease, with the protein MRQDQTWGNRLFDIINHSILFIVAIVCVLPFVYVLAVSFASPAEVAKGGLILWPKEWSLVSYQYIFSSDTLPRSLLVSIYITVVGTLINLAFTSLMAYPLSKPHLRGRNPILLGVLITMLFSGGMIPTYFVVNGLNLTNTLWSLMIPNAISAFNLIVLKNFFQQIPDGLEDSAKIDGCNDLGVLIRIVLPLSLPAMATFGLFYAVAHWNTFFNAILYINDNEKWPIQVLLREIVILAQSRVGDSSFDEMDVQPLTIRMAVIVFATVPILLVYPFLQKHFAKGVMLGSVKG; encoded by the coding sequence ATGCGTCAAGATCAAACCTGGGGCAATCGCCTGTTTGATATCATTAACCATTCCATATTATTCATCGTTGCGATCGTATGTGTGCTTCCATTCGTGTATGTGCTGGCGGTTTCGTTTGCCAGCCCGGCTGAAGTCGCAAAGGGCGGATTGATTTTATGGCCCAAGGAATGGTCGCTCGTATCGTACCAATATATTTTCTCGTCGGACACACTGCCGCGAAGCTTGCTCGTTTCGATCTATATTACGGTAGTAGGAACACTGATCAACCTGGCGTTTACATCGCTGATGGCTTATCCGTTGTCCAAGCCTCATCTCCGGGGCCGAAATCCCATCCTGCTGGGCGTTTTGATTACGATGCTCTTTAGCGGGGGGATGATTCCGACGTACTTCGTCGTGAACGGGTTGAATCTGACCAATACGCTGTGGTCCCTGATGATCCCGAATGCCATCAGTGCGTTTAACCTGATCGTGCTGAAGAACTTTTTTCAGCAAATTCCCGACGGGCTGGAGGATTCGGCCAAAATCGACGGCTGCAACGACTTGGGGGTACTGATTCGAATCGTGCTTCCCTTATCCCTCCCGGCCATGGCGACGTTTGGTTTGTTCTATGCTGTGGCTCACTGGAACACGTTTTTCAATGCGATTCTATACATCAATGACAACGAGAAATGGCCGATTCAGGTCCTGCTTAGGGAAATCGTGATTTTGGCGCAGAGCCGGGTGGGGGATTCCAGCTTCGACGAAATGGACGTGCAGCCGTTAACGATTCGGATGGCGGTCATCGTTTTTGCCACCGTGCCTATTCTGCTCGTGTATCCTTTTCTGCAGAAGCATTTTGCGAAAGGGGTCATGCTGGGCTCTGTGAAAGGATAA
- a CDS encoding glycoside hydrolase family 88/105 protein — protein MEGNPWSVRTVETILRQADGEGVHPEIARRWAYVPGMMLMAIARAGDFYNKDGYFDFMKRHMDLFVQEDGSIRGYRIEEYNLDQINQGKNLFALRAKFPDSRYEKASHTLAAQLISQPRTTDGGFWHKKVYPFQMWLDGLYMSSPFLAQYAKTYNRPELFDEVAHQLLLVERRTRDPKTGLLYHGWDEAKEQVWADPESGRSPNFWSRALGWYAMALVDSLEFFPVDHPQRGTIIGIFERLSRALARWQEKESGLWFQVLDQGFREGNYLETSGSSMFIYALAKGVRLQYLEQPSRPVAERAYAGLIQRFVEAGETGVHLHSICHGAGLSDDRNGSYEYYIGEQVVSDAQIGVAPFILASLEMERLLDSL, from the coding sequence ATGGAAGGGAACCCATGGTCCGTCCGGACGGTGGAGACGATCCTCCGTCAAGCGGACGGCGAGGGAGTTCACCCGGAAATTGCCCGCCGGTGGGCGTATGTGCCCGGGATGATGCTCATGGCGATCGCCCGCGCAGGGGATTTTTATAACAAGGATGGTTATTTCGACTTCATGAAACGGCATATGGATCTGTTTGTTCAAGAGGATGGAAGCATTCGGGGGTATCGCATCGAGGAGTACAATCTGGACCAGATCAACCAGGGGAAGAATTTGTTTGCCCTGAGGGCCAAATTTCCAGACTCCCGTTATGAAAAGGCTTCCCATACGCTGGCCGCCCAGCTCATCAGCCAGCCCAGGACGACGGACGGCGGTTTTTGGCACAAAAAAGTATATCCATTTCAGATGTGGCTGGATGGGCTCTATATGTCTTCGCCGTTCCTGGCGCAGTATGCCAAAACCTACAACCGCCCCGAATTGTTTGACGAGGTGGCACATCAGCTTCTGCTGGTGGAGCGCAGAACCCGGGATCCCAAGACGGGTCTTCTGTATCACGGATGGGATGAAGCGAAGGAACAGGTTTGGGCCGATCCGGAAAGCGGGCGGTCCCCGAACTTTTGGAGCCGGGCTTTGGGCTGGTATGCGATGGCGCTTGTGGACAGTCTGGAGTTTTTCCCGGTAGATCATCCGCAGCGCGGTACGATCATTGGCATATTCGAGCGCCTAAGCCGAGCGCTGGCACGATGGCAGGAGAAAGAGAGCGGGCTGTGGTTCCAGGTGCTCGACCAGGGCTTCCGGGAAGGCAATTATCTTGAAACCTCCGGCTCCTCCATGTTTATTTATGCTTTGGCCAAGGGCGTTCGGCTCCAGTACCTGGAGCAGCCTTCAAGGCCTGTTGCGGAGCGGGCGTACGCCGGTTTGATTCAGCGGTTTGTTGAGGCCGGCGAAACCGGCGTGCATCTTCACTCCATATGCCATGGAGCAGGGCTGAGCGATGACCGCAACGGCTCGTATGAATATTACATCGGTGAACAAGTGGTGTCCGATGCCCAGATTGGCGTGGCGCCTTTCATCCTTGCCAGTCTGGAAATGGAGCGGTTACTAGATTCGTTATAG
- a CDS encoding glycoside hydrolase 43 family protein encodes MHSSSTLQALQNKLWLSDQGDGTFVNPVLHADYSDPDVIRVGEDFYMTASSFGHLPGLPILHSKDLINWRIINHVLPRMELPGYDVPQHGNGVWAPALRFHDGKYWVFYGDPDVGIMMSTARDPAGSWTPLHLVQEGKGLIDPCPFWDDDGQAYLVHAFAKSRCGIKHLLRMCRMSPDGKRLLDEGQIVFDGTEHHPTMEGPKMYKRHGYYYIFAPAGGVSTGWQTVLRSTSVFGPYEDKIVLHQGSSPINGPHQGGWVELASGECWFMHFQDKGAYGRITHLQPMRWVDDWPQIGIDANGDGIGEPVLRYPKPNVGGEHAIQAPDDSDEFEGAELGLQWQWQANPNPAWYAFERESHLRLFAFPVPDNQSSRTIYAAPHLLMQKFPAEVFQAEARVDGTALKPGEYAGLIIFGRAFAYAAIRMKEDGSGMELLRAEGNDQAEHIVWSGGLSEGKVTLRVTVHPGAICRFEYAGAGGPFVPCGDKEFEAEKGHWVGAKVGLFAASREDHSDRGYADIDWFRVGRGEK; translated from the coding sequence ATGCACTCATCGTCAACACTGCAAGCATTACAGAACAAACTTTGGCTGTCGGACCAGGGGGACGGGACGTTCGTGAACCCGGTGCTTCATGCGGATTATTCGGATCCGGATGTGATCCGGGTCGGGGAAGATTTCTATATGACGGCTTCCAGCTTCGGCCATCTGCCGGGACTGCCGATTCTGCACTCGAAGGATCTGATTAACTGGAGGATTATTAATCATGTGCTGCCCCGAATGGAGCTGCCGGGCTATGACGTCCCTCAGCACGGGAACGGCGTGTGGGCTCCGGCCCTTCGGTTCCATGACGGCAAGTACTGGGTGTTCTATGGAGATCCGGATGTCGGCATTATGATGAGCACAGCAAGGGACCCGGCAGGCAGCTGGACGCCTCTGCATCTGGTTCAAGAGGGGAAAGGCCTGATCGACCCGTGTCCGTTCTGGGACGATGACGGCCAGGCCTACCTGGTTCACGCGTTCGCCAAAAGCAGATGCGGCATCAAGCACCTATTAAGAATGTGCCGGATGTCCCCGGACGGAAAGCGTCTCTTGGATGAAGGCCAGATCGTCTTCGACGGGACCGAGCATCATCCGACGATGGAAGGGCCGAAGATGTATAAACGGCATGGTTATTATTATATTTTTGCGCCTGCCGGGGGAGTATCAACGGGGTGGCAGACCGTGCTCCGGTCAACCTCGGTCTTTGGGCCTTATGAGGACAAAATCGTACTGCATCAAGGCAGCAGCCCGATTAACGGCCCGCATCAAGGCGGCTGGGTAGAGCTCGCTTCGGGCGAATGCTGGTTCATGCATTTTCAAGACAAAGGGGCATACGGGCGAATCACTCATCTGCAGCCGATGCGCTGGGTCGATGATTGGCCGCAGATCGGTATCGATGCGAATGGGGACGGGATCGGCGAACCGGTTCTGCGTTATCCGAAGCCAAACGTCGGCGGGGAGCATGCGATTCAGGCACCGGATGATTCGGACGAATTCGAAGGGGCTGAGCTTGGTCTCCAGTGGCAATGGCAGGCCAATCCCAATCCGGCCTGGTACGCATTCGAGAGGGAGAGCCATTTGCGATTATTTGCCTTCCCGGTGCCGGATAACCAGTCCTCCCGCACGATCTACGCTGCCCCTCACTTGCTGATGCAGAAATTCCCGGCAGAAGTATTTCAAGCTGAAGCGAGGGTGGACGGAACGGCACTCAAGCCCGGTGAATATGCGGGCCTGATCATATTCGGGCGAGCCTTTGCTTATGCAGCCATTCGGATGAAGGAGGACGGATCCGGCATGGAACTCCTCCGTGCCGAAGGAAACGACCAGGCGGAACATATTGTGTGGTCCGGTGGATTGAGCGAAGGGAAGGTAACGCTGCGGGTGACGGTTCATCCTGGCGCTATATGCCGCTTCGAGTACGCCGGCGCTGGCGGTCCTTTCGTGCCGTGCGGAGATAAGGAGTTCGAAGCGGAAAAGGGGCACTGGGTCGGAGCCAAGGTAGGATTGTTTGCGGCGAGCCGAGAGGATCACTCAGACAGAGGGTATGCGGATATCGACTGGTTCCGGGTTGGAAGAGGAGAGAAATAG
- a CDS encoding extracellular solute-binding protein, whose translation MKKRWMTAVMAMLAGMMVVTACGDKSGGSGADGDGPYPLTLVVNQVGEIPDPNNPIEEKIREYTNTDLRIQWIPYSAYDEKVNVMVASNELPKLIKLNYTPTTISSLEADLFWDITDQLKNYPNLAAQPQAYYDNISVNGRVYGIPLFRDMGRAIVSYRKDWLDAAGLKEPVTLDDWYEIIRYSTEEDPDGNGKRDTYGMMLDKGYNQGTASTLTRLAVSQGAPNKWGIDEQGNFYPEFESEQFFEVMKLFRKLYEEKLINQDFAVVDSSELNKVYESGRANIRISGGNGQSLQTKLEKVVPEAVVDVSPLQGPEGIRVPGESGNTGFLAIPKSTVKSEEELAKVLTFVDKLLDPEMVNVINKGIEGVHYKVVGDYTETIDADKDAQEVKPYRDTLPQRGDLYNMEKKPKGTELFNKNKKIVFENEKYIVPNPALTLKSTTYNERGGELEQIITDAQTKFIMGQIDEAGWKAEVERWRKSGGDQMAAEYKESYANQQ comes from the coding sequence ATGAAGAAAAGATGGATGACAGCCGTAATGGCAATGCTGGCGGGGATGATGGTCGTGACGGCATGCGGGGACAAGAGCGGCGGGAGCGGGGCTGATGGCGACGGACCTTATCCGCTCACCCTGGTCGTTAACCAGGTAGGTGAAATACCCGACCCGAATAATCCGATTGAGGAAAAAATACGCGAATACACGAACACGGATCTGCGGATTCAGTGGATTCCCTACTCCGCATACGATGAGAAGGTTAATGTCATGGTCGCTTCCAATGAGCTTCCGAAGCTGATCAAGCTGAACTATACGCCAACGACGATCAGCTCGCTCGAAGCCGATCTGTTCTGGGACATCACCGACCAATTGAAAAATTATCCGAATCTGGCCGCTCAGCCGCAGGCTTACTACGACAACATCAGCGTGAACGGCAGAGTGTACGGCATCCCCTTGTTCCGGGACATGGGACGGGCGATCGTCAGCTACCGCAAGGACTGGCTCGATGCAGCCGGCTTGAAGGAGCCTGTCACCCTGGATGATTGGTATGAAATTATCCGGTACAGCACGGAGGAGGACCCGGATGGCAACGGAAAAAGGGACACCTACGGAATGATGCTGGACAAAGGCTACAACCAGGGTACGGCATCAACGTTAACCCGGCTTGCCGTTTCCCAAGGCGCACCGAATAAATGGGGCATCGACGAGCAAGGCAATTTCTATCCGGAGTTTGAATCCGAGCAGTTCTTCGAGGTTATGAAGCTGTTCAGGAAATTATATGAAGAGAAGCTGATCAATCAGGATTTTGCTGTGGTGGATTCCTCCGAGCTCAACAAGGTGTACGAATCGGGACGCGCCAATATCCGAATCTCAGGCGGTAACGGCCAATCGCTGCAAACCAAGCTGGAGAAGGTCGTTCCGGAAGCGGTTGTCGACGTATCGCCGCTGCAAGGTCCGGAGGGCATTCGGGTTCCGGGAGAAAGCGGAAATACCGGGTTCCTGGCAATCCCGAAATCGACGGTCAAGTCTGAAGAGGAGCTGGCGAAAGTGTTGACCTTCGTCGACAAGCTGCTGGATCCCGAAATGGTCAACGTCATTAATAAAGGCATCGAGGGCGTCCATTACAAAGTTGTAGGAGATTATACCGAAACGATCGATGCGGATAAGGATGCTCAGGAGGTTAAGCCTTACCGTGACACGCTGCCGCAGCGGGGCGATTTGTACAACATGGAGAAGAAGCCGAAAGGAACGGAGCTGTTTAACAAGAACAAAAAAATCGTGTTCGAGAACGAGAAATACATTGTGCCGAATCCGGCGCTGACCCTGAAATCAACGACTTACAATGAACGCGGCGGAGAACTGGAGCAGATCATCACCGATGCGCAAACCAAGTTTATTATGGGGCAGATTGACGAGGCCGGCTGGAAGGCTGAGGTGGAGAGATGGAGAAAGAGCGGCGGCGATCAAATGGCCGCAGAATATAAAGAGTCCTATGCGAATCAGCAATAA